Below is a window of Desmonostoc muscorum LEGE 12446 DNA.
GGTAGATCTGTTTGTTCGACATTGCACAATTTCGGTTATCAAGTGCTAGCAACAGATATTGATGAAAAACGAGTTTCCGAAGCGTTGACTGAGGAAATAGTTGGTCATGCTTTGCAACTAGACTCTACCGAACCAGCTGCACTCAAAGAAGCTGGAGTTTTTGAATTTGATACTGTAATTGTAGCGATCGGTAACTACGTTCAAGAAAGCATCATAACCACTCTCAATGTGAAAGAGGCTGGTGTACCTCATGTAGTTGCCAAAGCTTCTAGTGAAGTTCACTGTAAACTGTTGCGGCGAGTCGGAGCAGATCACGTTATTTTTCCTGAATACGAAGCGGGTTGTGCCCTAGCACGTACACTCACCAAACCGTCAATTCTAGATCGGTTTGACCTCGATCCAGATAATAGTATTGTAGAAATAATCGTGCCTGATGAATTTCACGGCAAAACGATTACCGAACTTCAACTTCGTAACCGCTACGGTTTGAATTTGCTAGCGGTGAGTCAGGGTGGTAAATTTCAAATTAATCCTGACCCCACTAAGCGTTTAGAACGCGGTTCAGCAATGGTAGTTATTGGCTGTAACAAAGATATCAATCGTTTGCCGATTTGAATGAGTTGGGAGTTGGGAGTTGGGAGTTAGGAGTTAGGAGTTAACATATCGCGGAAGTCCCCACCAGAAGACTCTTAGTAGGGTGGGGATTGTGAGCGGGGGGTGAGGATTGCATCTGATATTGATTAAATGCACGACTCAAAAACAAATATCAGATGTATGACGAATCCCCAGCATTTTCTGGTAGGATAACTAATGTCTTGACCATCAATGCCATAAGCGAAAACCAAGCTAATAGGTATATGTTGCAAGAAAAAAATTTGGGTCTTGGGAACCAGGACTCCTGCCCTTGGAGGGAATGTAAGACTTTCTAGTACTACGAAGTTCTGGAGGCTATTTCCGATGAATTGGGAAGCCCCGTCCGTCTTACGGCGGGGTAGTTCACACTTATCACTTACAGCAGATTGCAACAGGCGTGAGGTACAGATAATCGTAGGGGCACAACATGTTGTGCCCCTACCTGTGTACTTCATTTAGCTGAATCCACACTAATCTATTCTGAATTCTGAATTCTGAATTCTGACTTCTTCTTCATTGTCCGGAACTCGTTGAACTGGACTGTGGTTCAACTGAAATAGGTACATCACTGGGGCTGGCGGGTGTTTCGGTAGGAGTTTCTGGTTGGTTTTGCGTCTGTGGCACAGATGTTTGTTCTACATTACTTGTAGAATCTGGAGTCTGGGAGGGAGTAGCAGTTTGACTGGCTTGAGGTTGCTGTTGCTCTCTTTTTTGGCCAATTTGCTGCATTAGCTGTTCAATTTTTTGGGCTTGTTCAATATTGCCTTGCTGACGATATTCGTTATGGGCACGTTTAAATGCTCCATTGGCTTTTTTAATGTCGCCCTGGTTATATAAAGTTACTCCCAAGTTATAGTAAGCTGAGGCATTTTTAGGATTTTGGCGAATAGCTTGCCGATAAACGGAAATGGCCTCAGCAGGTTGACCATGAATTGCTAGCAAACTTGCCATATTGTTGTAGGCTGTGGCATTTTTTGGATCTAGCTGTAAGACTTGACGATAAGTTGCGATCGCCATTTCTATATTTCCTTGTTGTTGCAAGGCGATCGCTAAGTTAAAATAGGCGTTGGCTTTGCTGTTATCAAGATTAATTGCTTGTTGATATGCAGCGATCGCTTCCTGTAACTGTCCTTGTTCATACAGTACCAAACCCAAATTATACAAGGTTGTGGCGTTTGTGGGATTAATTACCAAGCTTTGGCGATAAGCAGTAATCGCAGCTTGTTTTTCTCCTTGTCGATGCAACACTAATCCCAAGTTGTAATAAGCTTCACTAAAATTGGGACTAATCTTAATCGCTTCTGCATATTCTTGCACAGCCTCATCCAGGCGATTTTGCTGCAAGAATATATTGCCTAGATAGTTCCGTGCTGCACTCAGGTTAGGATCTTTCTCCAATCCTTGGCGAAAGGCGTATTCTGCACCCTGTAAATCGTTGCGGTTATAGCGCATGACTCCCTGTTGGAAAAAGCTTGCTGCTTCTAAGTCTTGAGAAATGGCGTTTTCTGCTAGCAGCTTGCTTCCTGGGTAATTAGTAATTGTTGGTGCAGCCAAAACCACAAACGCAGAACAACCAGAGAGTGTCACTTGGAAAAATAAACGTAACCACTGAGAAAATAGGTATTTTTCAGACATGAATACCAGACCTGTACTTATTTTTAACTCCTCATAAGTCAGAGTACCCACCACGCCAAAAAAAATTCCAAATTCTCAATATTTAACTCCCTACTCTTGTAGAGACGCGATTAATCGCGTCTCTACCCCACACCTTCCGGTAAAATTAGCATGGCATCACCGAAGGAATAGAAACGATACCGAGAAGCGATCGCTTCGTGATATATATTCAACAACCTTTGTCTACCAATGAGCGCACTCACCAACATCAGCAAACTCGAACGTGGCAAGTGAAAATTCGTAATTAAACCATCAACTACTCGCCATTGGTAACCCGGATAAATAAACAAGTCTGTCTTACCACAAAATGGTTCTAAATGACCAGATTCAGCCGCCCCTTCTAAAGCCCGTACTGCTGTTGTGCCTACAGCAATAATCCGACCGCCAGCGGCTTGAGTGGCGCGGATTTGCTCTACTGTGGTGGCGGGAACTTCAATCCATTCTTCATGCATTTGGTGGGTAGTTACGTCCTCCACTTCCACGGGGCGAAATGTGCCCACACCAACATGTAGCGTTACAAAAGCTTGATTAATTTGGCGATCGCGCAACTTTTGTAATAATTCTGGGGTAAAGTGTAATCCTGCCGTCGGAGCTGCGATCGCTCCTGGCTTTTGGGCATAAACTGTTTGATACTGTTCATCAGCAGCTTCGGAGGCCGTAATGTAAGGCGGTAACGGTACTTCACCAAAAACCTCTAACAATTGCACCAAAGATTTTCCCTCAGGCACATCAAATTGCAACAAACGCCCCCCAGTTGCGGCGTCTGTTTCTAAAACCGTAGCTGTGAGTTGGGGACTGGGTACTGGGGACTGGGAACTAGGGGCTGGGGAAGATTCTTCCCAATCCCCAATCCCTAATCCCCAATCCCTAATCCCTAATTGCCTCACTTCAAAAAAAATCCTCGATCCCGGTTTAAAGCGTTTTCCTGGCTTAACTAAAGCTAACCAACAGTTATGTTGCCTCTCTTCCAGCAGCAATACCTCGATTTGGGCACCAGTAGACTTATGACCATAAAGCCGCGCTGGAATAACTTTTGTATTATTCATCACCAACAAATCACCAGACCGCAACAGTGCAGGTAAATCACGGAAAATGTGGTTTAGAGGTGCTGTTTCAATGCCTGTAGTGGGAGAATTAACCACCAATAACTGGGAGCTATCTCTAGGAAACGCTGGGTTTTGGGCAATTAGTTCTGGAGGTAGTTCATAGTCATACCCAGCTACCGAACAATCTAATTCCAAATCTTTTGTTTGTGAACTAAAGTTGTTGTTACAATTAAGTCGTGATATTTTTTGCTTCATTTATTAGTATTTATACTGCTTGAAAAAAATTGGTTTGAGCTTACGCTTATAAGCAACTCCATGACATCACTGCTTAATTTTATTTGTACACCAGAAGATAGATACTATTAGGTAACACGCAAAAATCAACATAAAAATTGGGTAAACCTCCCCATCCAAAAACGGGGGCTTTTACCCTACCGGGAACAGGCATAGGTTTACGAATATAGATATGTAGGATTGGCTTTGATCCCAAGCACCAACAAACATGGAATACTTGTATTATTTGGCTAATGCCAGTCTAACCCTGAGGGTCGTTCAACATCTGCACGCTAGACCCCAAACACCTGTTTCGTTCGTCACCGTAATTCATCAAATTGATGGCTGGGTGGTTAGGATCAAACTCAGAGGTCAAGTCTCGGCTCAAGAAGATGGTGACTTTCGGGCTTTTCTAAATGAATTAGGAATTAGCTACGAGCCACCAATGAGAGTGCAAATGGCACTTTGGAGTTTGGAAGCGGGACAGTGCCCTGTGGATGTGATGCGTCGCTATCAAGTAGCGATCGTCTCTCATGGTAGCCCAGAGAGAGATGAAATCGAGGCTTTCCGGCAACAGTTTGTCCGGGGCTTAGGCTATTGTCCAGAAACTTTGGCGTGAACCGATGTGGTTGTCACGCTACCACAAAATTATTGGTCATTGGTAATCAAAATATTTTATCCATTACCGATTAACCATTGTCATTATCAATTAATACAGTCGAAAGCTGCCAGAATGTATTCTTGCAGCCTAAA
It encodes the following:
- a CDS encoding tetratricopeptide repeat protein; its protein translation is MSEKYLFSQWLRLFFQVTLSGCSAFVVLAAPTITNYPGSKLLAENAISQDLEAASFFQQGVMRYNRNDLQGAEYAFRQGLEKDPNLSAARNYLGNIFLQQNRLDEAVQEYAEAIKISPNFSEAYYNLGLVLHRQGEKQAAITAYRQSLVINPTNATTLYNLGLVLYEQGQLQEAIAAYQQAINLDNSKANAYFNLAIALQQQGNIEMAIATYRQVLQLDPKNATAYNNMASLLAIHGQPAEAISVYRQAIRQNPKNASAYYNLGVTLYNQGDIKKANGAFKRAHNEYRQQGNIEQAQKIEQLMQQIGQKREQQQPQASQTATPSQTPDSTSNVEQTSVPQTQNQPETPTETPASPSDVPISVEPQSSSTSSGQ
- a CDS encoding potassium channel family protein, with protein sequence MNLSSLGFFRSLRRDNHQFAVIGLGRFGRSVCSTLHNFGYQVLATDIDEKRVSEALTEEIVGHALQLDSTEPAALKEAGVFEFDTVIVAIGNYVQESIITTLNVKEAGVPHVVAKASSEVHCKLLRRVGADHVIFPEYEAGCALARTLTKPSILDRFDLDPDNSIVEIIVPDEFHGKTITELQLRNRYGLNLLAVSQGGKFQINPDPTKRLERGSAMVVIGCNKDINRLPI
- the queA gene encoding tRNA preQ1(34) S-adenosylmethionine ribosyltransferase-isomerase QueA — its product is MKQKISRLNCNNNFSSQTKDLELDCSVAGYDYELPPELIAQNPAFPRDSSQLLVVNSPTTGIETAPLNHIFRDLPALLRSGDLLVMNNTKVIPARLYGHKSTGAQIEVLLLEERQHNCWLALVKPGKRFKPGSRIFFEVRQLGIRDWGLGIGDWEESSPAPSSQSPVPSPQLTATVLETDAATGGRLLQFDVPEGKSLVQLLEVFGEVPLPPYITASEAADEQYQTVYAQKPGAIAAPTAGLHFTPELLQKLRDRQINQAFVTLHVGVGTFRPVEVEDVTTHQMHEEWIEVPATTVEQIRATQAAGGRIIAVGTTAVRALEGAAESGHLEPFCGKTDLFIYPGYQWRVVDGLITNFHLPRSSLLMLVSALIGRQRLLNIYHEAIASRYRFYSFGDAMLILPEGVG